The Lathyrus oleraceus cultivar Zhongwan6 chromosome 5, CAAS_Psat_ZW6_1.0, whole genome shotgun sequence genome includes the window tgctccatctctttctaacgttaaagatttgattgtatcttcatgtgctagaattgttatctcaagttcattacattcttcaaattttgttttaagacaacctttaatgtttttaaacttttgttttaatttctgataagaggtaagagtttctgacaaacatgattctaagtcagatcgagaaagttcagaaaatacctcttcagattcttcgtctgagctgctggatgtggtagccataagtgctacgttggcctgttcatcagagtcagattctgatgatccagattcactgtcatcccaggtagccaacagtcctttctttgttctgaaggtgtttttcttgaagctttcttttctagggttgtctttctttagcttagggcattcattcctgtaatgacctgtttctttacattcataacaggtaatatctttgttagctttaccttttgaagttgactctgatcgatcccctctgggtcttggtcttctgaagttgttgttcctctttttccagagttgcttaactcttctggttagtagggacaactcttcttcatcatcagagtcttcaggttcagagtcgtcagtatcttcagtttctgcctggagagctttggttctgtcaggttttcgtctttcagatctggactttagcgctacggacttgttccttttctgaggttcatcctcctctagttctatctcatgacttctgagagaactaacaagttcttcaaggctgatattgttcagatcctttgacagcttcagagcagtaaccataggtctccatttctttggcagacttctgactatcttcttaacatgatctgcagttgtgtatcctttgtctagcactttaagacctgcaataagagtttgaaatctggaaaacatagcctctatagcttcatcatcttccattttgaaggcttcatatttctggataagcgccagagccttcgtctccttgacttgggagtttccttcatgggtcatcttcagagagtcaagtatatctttggttgtctctctgttggtgatcttttcatattcgttgtatgatatagtATTTAGAAGTATTTatctggccttgtgatgatttttgaagatacgtttctgatcttctgacatcttgtttctgggaacttcagctccattttccAAGACTAGAGGTGtatatccatctgtgacaatgtcccagaggtcagcatcataacccagaaagaaactttcgattctatctttccagtaatcaaatttctctccatcaaaaacaggaggcttagcattgtaagaatctctttcatttgagtgggccattgtttttctcgtactggatctctctacacggttaagtgtttgattagaaaatcaataacagagccggagctctgataccaattgaaggtgagaaaaacaagaaaggggggggttgaattgtttggaaaaaataagcgcttttcaaaatgaaaatcacacaaggattttatactagttcgcttataacacaaagctactccagtccacccggccaaggtgatttcgccttcaacaaggacttaatccactaatcttgaaagattacaaacaacgtctaagagaaaaatctcttagtcctctcaagtttacagactacactaagtcacttgaggaaatcaacaaacaataaatgaaagatttatgtaatctagagtgcttctaagaaagcaaatattacagtgttaagaacaagagtttttcacgttataagcaaaagctttgtgaagatcttagagagaaagagtgtttttcttgagtgttgatgtttcagtataattttggcttgttggcttgctgatggttcaaggttgatttgcagcctatttatatattcgttgaagtagtagttgaaactggtggatattgagatgaagttacgccatcacataaatagcttctgcaggatgactttttcttcttgaaatgactacttaccacaagtagtattttctttattgagattggagattaacgtctctttctcaattaggaaatccatttgcaaatcttttcttgacttaaacgttactctttcatgattagcaattccatgctcagagtatttgtgtttctggagaatcttgaaatcttgcttctgatgttaatctcttttgagttctgatggatttcTTTAGATATcgctgagagtttctggagttagacaacctttgttcagagtcagaacttctatagcgtattcttgttcagatgcttctaatgtattgctgttttgctcagagttagactttcttgaacttgtctccacttcagatgcttctgaccatttgataatttgtatctgatctggttttgtatctgatgacatcatcagatttcttccttctttctttagaatcctgcacacttagaaacttttcgttagggtgccatttttggtttcatcctttgttatcatcaaaatcaaggaatctgttgtagaacaatttttgttcttacaactCTTACATATATGACTTTTTTAGTTGGATTTGCATTTTTGTAAAGTGAAACAAAGACAATGTTACGTGAGCTTTGGAAGTGAGTCGGACTATGTTGAAAGACCAAGAAAACATGCCACATGTGATTGTCACCGATCATAATATTGCACTAAGGAATTGGGTTGTCAATGTGTCTTCTACATCATTTACTTTATTGTGTAGGTATAATATAACAAAAAATATGAGAAGTAAACTTAAGTATATGGTAGGAACCAAACAAATCAAAGGTGAAGACGCAGAAATGATCAAATCTAGTGTGGTATTGGAAAACATAATTGATGCTTGAAATGTTATAATAAATTCTTCTACTCATAAGTTATATGCTGAATCTATCATATTGTTTGGAAGGATGTCCGTATTAGAATATCTCTATAATTAGTATAATTATTAGAATATCTCTATAATTGGTATACATCATAATTGTATATTATTAGCTTTCAAATATAGACATTGTCATACTTGTATATAATGAGTATTCTTATCAATGAAAAGGCAGGGATTAAATTACTTACATGGTATCAGTTTTGTCACGATCCTAACCTAAACCCTTCTCACCGTCGCTAGTCCTCTGTTTTACCATGACAGAAACAAACTCCCATTCCCAAACTTCTGATGACACTTCATCGGCCTCTCAAACCAACCCTCCTCAGGCGAAAAAACCCAACTTCCACTCCGCCTTCGCCATCAATAACGTCAAAAACATAATCCTGGTGACGTTGGAAAATGATTTTAATCTCTACCTCTCATGGCATGCCCTCTTCAAGGTGCAAGCACGTGTTCACATCATACCTGATCACATCATCCCGTCATCGGATGCACATGCCATACAAGCATCAGCAGACCTTAAGGCTAACGATTCTGAACTTTGGAACCGGCTTGATGCGGTGGTACTGCAATGGATGTACGCAACCGTCTCGTTGGATATTCTTCAATCAATCCTCGTCGTCGATGACACTGCCGAAGAATGATGGAAGCGCATCACCGTTATGTTTCATGATAACAAGCATTCACGTGTTGTACAGTTAGAAAATCAATTCAGTAACACAAACCTGGAAGATTTTCCATCGACAAAAGCATACTGCAACCGCCTTAAAACTCTATATGACCAACTCGCCAACTTCGACTCTCTGGTCACTAACACACGATTGGTGCTTAAAATGATATCTAGTCTCACTGATGCATACGTTGGGTTTGTCACCTATATACAACAACACAACCCTCTTCCCACCTTCGCCATAGCACGATCACCGCTGGAACTCGAGGAATCAACCATGTTGTAGCGTGCCGCTAGCAAATCACACGCCTCCTCTATTTCGGCCGCTCTCATGGCCAAAGCTCCAGCCACCGAACCTGCACCCAAACCGTCATCCTATGCTTCAAACTCCCAACTATCTCCATCGACATATCTCGGTCATAGAGGAAAGAAACCGAATCGTGGCGGTCGAAATTCCGGAAGAGGAAATCGCgggcaacaacaacaacaacagtgGCAGCCATGTAATTACCCATCTTGGCAATAATGGGGTCCTTGGAATTACCCACCCTGCCCTTACCTAACCTCAAATTGGAATAgactgtaagaacaaaaattgttctacaacagattccttgattttgatgataacaaaggatgaaaccaaaaatggcaccctaacgaaaagtttctaagtgtgcaggattctaaagaaagaaggaagaaatctgatgatgtcatcagatacaaaaccagatcagatacaaactatcaaatgatcagaagcatctgaagtgaaaacaagttcaagaaagtctaactctgagcaaaacagcaaagtatcagaagtatctgaacaagaagtaagctctagaagttctgactctgaacaacgctatctctaagcTTCAGAAGTTATCAGagctatctgaagaaactatctgaactcacaagagattaacatcagaagcaagattccaagattctccagaaacacatATACTttgagcatggaattgctaatcatgaaagagtaacgttaaagtcaagtaaagatttgcaaatggatttcctaattaagaaagagacgttaatctccaatttcaataaagaagatactacttgtggtaagtagtcatttcaaggagagaaagttatcctgcagaagctatttaagtgatggcgtaaattcattttaatatccaccagtttcaactactacctcacttctatatataaaggactgcaaatcaacattcagcacTACACAAGTATTAGCtaacaagccaaaattatactgaaacatcaacactcaagaaaaacactcttgctctctaagatcttcacgaagcttttgcttattacgtgaaaaaactcttgttcttactattgtaatatctgctttcttagaagcattctagattacattaatccttcatttatttgtttgttgatttcctcaagtgactctgtgtagtctgtatacttgagaggactaagagatttttctcttagacgttgtttgtaatctttcaagattagtggattaagtccttgttgaaggcgaaatcaccttggccaggtggactggagtagctttgtgttataagcgaaccagtataaaatcattgtgtgtttttcattttgaaaaagcgcttatttttccaaacaattcaaacccccccccccccctttcttgtttttctcaccttcaattggtatcagagctccggctctgttattgattttctaatcaaacacttaacagtgtagagagatccagtacgagaaaaaccatggcccactcaaatgaaagagatagttacaatgctaagcctcctgtttttgatggagagaaatttgattactggaaagatagaatcgaaagtttctttcttggttatgacgctgacctctgggacattgtcacagatggatacacacctccagtctcagaaaatggagctgaagttcccagaaataagatgtcagaagatcagaaacgtatcttcaaaaatcaccacaaggccagaacaatacttctaaatgctatatcatacaacgaatatgaaaagatcaccaacagagagacatccaaagatatacttgactctctgaagatgactcatgaaggaaactcccaagtcaaagagacgaaggctctggcgcttatccagaaatatgaagccttcaagatggaagatgacgaagctatagaggctatgttttctagattccaaactcttattgcaggtctcaaggtgctagacaaaggatacacaactgcagatcatgttaagaagataatcagaagtctgccaaagaaatggagacctatggttactgctctgaagctgtcaaaggatctgaacaatatcagccttgaagaacttgtcagttctctcagaagccatgagatagaactagaggaagatgagcctcagaaaaggaacaagtccgtagcgctaaagtccagatctgaaagacggaaacctgacagaaccaaagctctccaggcagaaactgaagacactgacgactctgaaccagaagactctgatgatgaagaagagttgtccctactaaccagaagagttaagcaactctggaaaaagaggaacaacaacttcagaagaccaagacccagaggggatcgatctgaatcaacttcaaaaggtaaatctaacaaagatattacctgttatgaatgtaaagaaacaggtcattacagaaatgaatgccccaagctaaagaaagacaacctagaaaagaaagcttcaagaagaataccttcaggacaaagaaaggactgatggctacctgggatgatagtgaatctggatcatcagaatctgactctgatgaacaggccaatgtggcacttatggctaccacatccaggagtagctcagatgaagaatctgaagaggtattttctgaactttcccgatctgatctagaatcttgtttgtcagaaactcttagctcatatcagaaattaaaacaaaagtttaaaaacattaaaggctgtcttaaagcaaaatttgaagatTGTGGCgagcttgagatgacaattctagcacaagaagataAAATTAAATtgttaacattagaaagagatggagcaaaaagaaaaagcttagaattagaagaagcgttatctcaaactccacaaacttcaaatgcaataatttataaatacgaagaagcctttcaagaatttctgaaaaatgggatagataggagtattatggcatccatgatttatggagttagtcagaaccataaaaagggaattgggtatgattctaaggaagataaaacttctaccagtaaccaacttaagtctcccttttcatatcattacacacacacacaagaacaaaaatttaaaaatgctagaaaacccaaagttataagaaactctgggaaaactaatctgaaaggacccaagagattctgggtaccaaaagataagattgtgtatgttgcagatatcctatgcagcaaagttcagacaccagtcatggtacctggactctggatgctcgcgacacatgacgggaagaaagtctatgttccaaagtctggaacttaaagatgctggatttgtaggcttcggaggagatcagaaaggaaggatcagaggctccggaactattggtaatggtactcttccctctatatctgatgttctttatgtagaaggattaatgcataacttgttatccataagtcaattaagtgataacggttatgatgtaatcttcaatcaaaaaacatgtaaagccattaatcagaacgatggctctgtccttttcacaggcaagaggaaaaacaacatttacaaaataaatctttccgatttaaaagatcaaaatgttaaatgtctaatgtcagttcacgaagagcaatgggtatggcatagacgcttgggccacattagcatgaggaaactttctcagctaactaaactcgagttagtcagaggtctacctaaactgaagttttcttcagatgctctgtgtgaagcttgtcagaaaggaaaattttcaaaaacatcttttaaaaagaaaaatgttgtttctacctctaagcctctggaacttcttcacattgacttatttggtcctgtgaaaacagcatcagttaatggaaagaagtatggactagtcattattgatgattacagtcgctggacatgggtaaaattcctaaagcacaagagtgagtctcactctgtattcaccagtttctgttccaaagtgcaaaaagaatttgactctaaaattattagagtcagaagtgatcatggtggagaatttgaaaacaaagattttgaagaattatttgattctaatggaatatcccatgatttctcctgccctagaactccacaacaaaatggagttgtagagaggaagaataggacactccaagagatggccagaaccatgatcaatgaaactaatgtagcaaagcacttttgggtagaagctgtaaatacagcgtgttacattcagaatagaatctctataagacctattctagaaaagactccctatgaactgtgtaaaggaagaaaaccaaacatttcatattttcatccttttggatgttcttgttttatattaaatactaaagaacatctgaacaagtttgattccaaagcacagaaaggtattatgttaggatactcagaacgctctaaaggctacagagtatacaacacagaaaccaaaattgtggaagaatcaattcatgtcagatttgatgataagcttgaccctgaaaagtcaaagctagttgaaaagtttgcagatttggaaatcactcttgtagaatctaataaaactccagaagcaactgtcactcagaactctgaagaaattaaatctccagaaatcccaaagaaagtcaaaagtcgtatcaatgtatctgaagatttgattctgggaaacaaggacgaacctgtcagaaccagatctaccttcaggacttctgaagatactactctgggactagtgtctctgattgagcctacgtcttgtgatgaagcacttcaggataacgactgggtggcagctatgcaagaagaattggatcaattctcaaagaatgatgtctgggatctcgttcctaaacccagaggcactcatgtcattggaaccagatgggttttcagaaacaagctgaacgagaaaggagaagttgtcagaaataaagctcgactggtagctcaaggttacagtcaacaagaaggtattgactataatgaaacctttgctccagtcgcgaggttagaatctattcgtcttcttgtatcttttgctattaatcactctatcaaattatatcaaatggatgtcaagagtgcattccttaatggttatatttcagaagaagtgtatgtcaaccaacctccaggttttgaaaattcaaattttccagaacatgtttttaaacttaagaaatccttatatggacttaaacaagctcctagagcttggtatgaacgattaagcaattttcttctggaacaaaattttatcagagggaaagttgattctacactcttctgtaaaaaccttaataatgatctcatgatatgccagatttatgttgatgatattatttttggttctgctaatatctctgtttgccaagaattttctaagttaatgcaggcagaatttgagatgagtttaatgcaagaactaaagttctttctgggaattcaaattaatcaaacttcagaagtcacgtacgtccatcaaagtaaatatattaaagacgttctgaagaagtttgacatgactgaatgcaactctgcaaaaactcccatgcacccaacttgcattctggaaaaggaagaggtaagcaacaaggtttgtcagaagctctatcgaggtatgataggctctcttctctatctgactgctactcgtcctaatattctctttagtgtctgtctttgtgccagattccaatcagatcctagagaatctcatttaacagcagttaagagaattcttaagtatctgaaaggaactcctaacctgggcctgatgtatgagaaaacatcagagtatagactctcgggttattgtgatgcagattatgcaggagatagaatagaacgaaaaagcacctctggaaattgccagcttctgggaaacaatctaatatcctgggctagcaaaagacaatcaacaattgctctatcaactgcagaagcagaatatatctcagcgtcactgtgcacaactcagatgctctggatgaagcatcagctagaagatttgcaaatctttgagagtaacattcctatcttttgtgataatactgctgctatttgtttaagtaagaatcccattctacattccagagccaaacacattgaaataaaacatcattttatcagagactatgttcagaaagggatagtaacattgaagttcattgatactgaacatcaatgggcagatatctttactaagcctctagctgaagatagatttctttttatcttagaacatctgaacattaaaaattgccctgaatgaagtatggctctaaaaaaaaagtaaagtgagactctgatgtaaacaaatgtatttctgcctctgactctgatacttctaccaagttaagaagatatctgagttagaaatcttcagaaacccatcctttggtattcctgaagatcagatacatcaacacgtggagcactaagcgtctaaccctagaacttctagacagctgtcaaaagaaattcaaaggtcagaacgtttgaaatctccttgagcagtgtgcgtactgtgggattagacattcattaattagctgtaatcatttttccccccaagcgtgcttacttgagcgttgtgctaacgcaattttatgtgtcgttttgcatgtgtttcacttagagtatataaacacttttctcacatttcacacacttatcactctcactcactctaaaaccctaaaccctctctgaagcattctctgaaaactcttcatcttcatcaatcttcttctccttcaccatggacgctcaacaacaacaagtctttaacttctctcaagaaatggaatcaagctctactgctcaaacctcaagcattccaacaccaacggttacaggcgtcaccatcacccctgtttacaaagaaccccatattcttgaccgtgaacgccatattaacctttcaaccccttttgaaggactggacgtgttgtgtgaatcgctagttgatttcgacaacttgaagagaaatgacgttgatcttactgaagagcttcgtaaacaaggatgggaaaactatttccaaaggctttatggtcctgtttaccctcttctcatcaaggagttctggaggtttgcagatgcagatgaccacttcattgtctcatatgttctgggggtgaagattgtTATCACTGAAGGGTCAATAGCCTCTCTACTGAACATGGAAagaagtggaggaaaaaggatttacaacatccctcctaggtcaaagcgcatcactgatgtaatcaacccaacaatcttcaaacccaacactgaaggaaatccttcaaagaacaaagagctgcaccagaacctcagagtgtggttgaagattattctgggaactattcaccaccgtccagcctctaactcctctgactacattaatgcagaccagaaatgcattatgtattgcattcagaagggtgtgaagatctgcctccctgctctccttttcagatatctgagagattctgtcagagaaaccagaaacaatatgaagcccagatcctacattcctctgggaagattgctatctgatgtcttcattgagaatgggctggtggatcatctggagaagaccaagctgatgctagatctggcaatagatgttgggaagcctctgaatgccagaaatctcaagagtatggggataattaagaagattcaagtcagacccactctGGACACATCTTGGGATTttttgaaagatcagaggaagatgcctcatggccttgccaggttcttcaagaacgaacccagagatgcggtggccatctatctta containing:
- the LOC127081102 gene encoding uncharacterized protein LOC127081102, with protein sequence MTETNSHSQTSDDTSSASQTNPPQAKKPNFHSAFAINNVKNIILVTLENDFNLYLSWHALFKVQARVHIIPDHIIPSSDAHAIQASADLKANDSELWNRLDAVVLQWMYATVSLDILQSILVVDDTAEE